A part of Miscanthus floridulus cultivar M001 chromosome 6, ASM1932011v1, whole genome shotgun sequence genomic DNA contains:
- the LOC136460846 gene encoding IAA-amino acid hydrolase ILR1-like 8 codes for MQTSLDVPSKYGLPWVGLRFHRLPCDPARVAPSVCLSPAITVSPRRTKGNRSCDSSALLPIIAHPQLDVPPPHPPAAHRDTARARLELAMTPVAPTLLASPKLPTMARPHGRIQIGEPEMMSSSSDAAVALELQEFEWEELRHEARKLEGDPDVKLSSYARLARDELDALGVGFRHLVTRTGVVATLGTGRPPIVALRADMDALPI; via the exons ATGCAGACCAGCTTGGATGTGCCCTCCAAGTATGGGTTACCATGGGTTGGTTTACGG ttCCACCGTCTGCCCTGCGATCCCGCTCGCGTCGCTCCCTCGGTCTGCCTTTCCCCTGCGATCACCGTGAGTCCACGCCGCACAAAAGGAAACCGCTCCTGTGATTCCTCCGCCCTCCTCCCCATCATCGCCCACCCACAGTTGGACGtgccgccgccgcacccgccTGCAGCTCACCGCGACACAGCCCGCGCCCGCCTAGAGCTAGCCATGACGCCGGTCGCGCCCACCCTCCTTGCGAGTCCAAAGCTCCCCACAATGGCACGGCCCCATGGCCGAATCCAGATTGGAG AGCCGGAGATGATGTCGTCATCGTCGGATGCGGCCGTGGCACTGGAGCTACAGGAGTTCGAGTGGGAGGAGCTGCGGCATGAGGCGCGCAAGCTGGAGGGTGACCCCGACGTGAAGCTCTCCTCCTACGCGCGCCTCGCCCGCGACGAGCTGGACGCCCTAGGTGTCGGGTTCCGCCACCTGGTCACGCGCACCGGCGTCGTCGCCACGCTTGGCACCGGCCGCCCGCCCATTGTCGCGCTCCGGGCCGACATGGACGCGTTGCCCATCTAG